TTGTCGCTTCGCCACCGGTTACCAAATTAAGTTGCCCAATCTTTTCTTCGACAGTCATCTTAGCCATAAGTTGATCAATGAACCTGTCCATTTTGGGATTGGATTGCGCTGGACTCGTATGCCAGGCTAGCAATGCAAGAAGGAAAGTACCTACTACTTTTTTCATCGTATTATTTTTTTTGTGCGCATGGATTTTGCTTTCCGCGCAATAGGGTAGTTTATGTTAAGTGTTCAAGATGATCCCTGAGTTTTCTTGATCGGATGTCCTGTTATTTTCGTGGAAGGAACCATTTTCAACGTGTGACGGATTGAAAATGATTCCATAGACCACTATTTTAAATAAGGACTGGTGAAACCGAGTTTTTTTAGTCCTTGTTGAATTTCTGGGGCCTGCATAAATAGGTCCCAGATTTTTCCGGTTCTGTAGTTTTCGATCATGACAATAATAGGCCCCTGATCGATGGCTAAGTAACGTTGTGGATACCAATTTGCCGTTTCACTGTAGGCATCATAGTAGCCATATTTACCCCAGATTTTATTGCCTAGTTGATTGTTTAAATATTGTGCAAATTGTATGCTTTCATATGGGGTGTAGGGCATAGACGATAAAGCCGCTGTAGGTGAGATAACACCTGGATCGTTATCGGGGTGGTGTGCATCGTAGCCGTTGATGGAATAGCTGGCCGTCCAGCCCCAGCCTTTCGTTGAACCGTAACCTGTATAGCCTTTCGGGTTCAGATCGGCGTATGCCAAATTTATCTTGGCGTGGTTGCTTGTTGCTTCCCAATAATCTGCATATTGGTCTTTTAATCCTTTGGGGCTCAATCCTAAATAGGAGTAATGTTCCCAGAATAACGGGCCCACTTCACCTTCTTTGGCATTGTGCTTCAGCACGAGAGGAATGTCATATTTTGTAGCGGTGGTTTTAATTGCACCAGATCTTGCCCAACCCTCGTGATATACCTGGGGTGCAATCGGATAAGTAGGCGAGGAGGCTGCTAAAATATAGGTAATAAGACACTCGTCGTATCCTCTGACGGGATGATTTTGCTGGAAGTTAAATTTTGGACTCCAATGCCAATAAAGGACATTTTGTCCATTTGTATAGTGATTCCAATTGATTTCTTTCCATAGTTTGTCTGCTTTTTGAGCGACCAATTGAGCGGATTCATCTTTATTTTTTAAATACTCCCGGATAGCGATTAATCCCTGAGCTAAGAAAGCCGTTTCGACAATGTCGCCACCATTATCTTTTTCACTGAAGGGTTTCGCTGTGCCCAGATCGCCATCATACCAGTGTGCCCAGGCTCCCTTAAACCGCTCGATTTTGCCTAGATAATCCATAATGTGGTTCAATTTTTGGATACCCTGTTCTTTGCTGATAAATCCACGCTCCATGGCGACAATCATACCCATGAGTCCGAAGCCGCTGCCACCTATGGTCACAACATTACGGTCATTTTGCGGGTAGACACCATCCATATGGATGCGTTCCTTGGCGAGACCAGAGGTAGGTTCGGCACCTTCCCAAAAATATTGAAAGGTATGTTGTTGAATAGTGGTCAGTAACGAATCTTCATTGATCTTGCTTCCACTGATCGAATCAATTTTTGAGGGACTGTCTGGACTGCTATTAACAGTGTTTTGGCACGAACTGCTGAGAATAAGCGCCAAAGCTATACCGCTAAGTGCTGAATATGCTATTCGTTTTCTCATGGATATGTTGTTTAATTCTTGAAAAAATGTTCAAA
The Sphingobacterium multivorum genome window above contains:
- a CDS encoding glucoamylase family protein, producing the protein MRKRIAYSALSGIALALILSSSCQNTVNSSPDSPSKIDSISGSKINEDSLLTTIQQHTFQYFWEGAEPTSGLAKERIHMDGVYPQNDRNVVTIGGSGFGLMGMIVAMERGFISKEQGIQKLNHIMDYLGKIERFKGAWAHWYDGDLGTAKPFSEKDNGGDIVETAFLAQGLIAIREYLKNKDESAQLVAQKADKLWKEINWNHYTNGQNVLYWHWSPKFNFQQNHPVRGYDECLITYILAASSPTYPIAPQVYHEGWARSGAIKTTATKYDIPLVLKHNAKEGEVGPLFWEHYSYLGLSPKGLKDQYADYWEATSNHAKINLAYADLNPKGYTGYGSTKGWGWTASYSINGYDAHHPDNDPGVISPTAALSSMPYTPYESIQFAQYLNNQLGNKIWGKYGYYDAYSETANWYPQRYLAIDQGPIIVMIENYRTGKIWDLFMQAPEIQQGLKKLGFTSPYLK